The DNA sequence CCACAGCCGCCCATGCACACCCATCCTTTGAAAACGCAATATGAAACGTATCGATATTGTGCGGAACCGTTCCTGGAAATCCCTCGGTGACGTGTTCCCATGTACTCCCCGCATCATCTGAGCGGTAAAGCTGACCTGAAGCCTCTCCGTGGGGACCCTTGCTCACCGTAGCCAGCACACAATCTGGATCATCGGGATGCACGGCAATAGCGCGACCATAATAATAGGGAAAACCCTCAGACCGGTGGGACCACGACCTCCCGCGGTCATCGCTCACAAACACCGCACGCGCCGTATTCGCATATACGCGGTCGTCATCCCGGGGCGAAGTAGCCACCTGATGCACATCATCGTGCAAATCCGGCGTCACAGGCTCCCAGGTCTCACCGCAATCTGCCGAGCGCATAATACTACCCACGTGAATATCGGCATAAATCCAGCCATCTGTTGTCCTGGCAAAACTGCGCACATCTGGCGGACCACCCCAGGGCGTGTACCATTTCTCGCGCACCGGCAACTGGTCAAAAGACTCAACCCGATGCGTCTTCCCATCATCATAACAATAAATATGGGACTCGCCCGTACCGATAAGCAAGCGCAGGGGTTCTTCGTCAACAATAATCAAACACTCGATATCCTGCTCAATATCCGTAGCAACCGTCTGGGACCCCGTTTCGGTACACACAAACAAATCGCCACTCTTGAGGGCAATAACGCGATAAACTTCGCCTTTGGCAAGCGCGGCAACATCGCCTTCCAAAATCTGCACAGGAGCGTCCTGCTCCTCAAAACCCGCATGTACTGTTCGCGACGTAGCAATCAACATAACGCACCTCCATGTTTAAGTTTAAAAGCAATTTAACGGATCACCCCACCCCTGTAAACCCCAAAATCCATAGCCTGACAATTCTAAAAACTTGACAAACTCAGAAATGTCGGATTATTTGTATTCTACATAAAGGAGATCGATACCATGAATAATTGGAAACCCACCGACGAACAAAAACACCAATGGGAAGAAAAGGGATTCTTTATCGAGCGCAACGTCGTACCAGAAGACACTGCTTTTGACATGCGCGGCGTCATAAAAAACGAACTGCTCAAACCCGAGCCAAGTGGCAACCCCAATGCAGATCCCATGGACCCCATGGGCGACACCCCCGAAGCGCGCGCCTTGAGATTTCGAAAATTGGGCAACTTCTGCGTCGAATCCCCCCTCATCTGGCATACATTTCACACCGGACGAGAGATGCTCGCCATGGCGCGATATTTTTTGGACAACGACATCATCGTCAAATTCAACAGCGTATTTGTAAAACCCGCCAAAACGGGCAGTGCAACACCCTGGCACCAGGACAACGGCCTCTGGCGCGACGGAGAAACCGAACCCTTTAATGCCTGGATGGCACTCGACCCGGCAACCCGCGAAAATGGGTGTATGCAATTTGTCCCGGGCAGTCACAAAGGTGAGATAGTACAACATGTCCTGTACGAAGACAGCATCCACGGTGAACTGCCCCGCGACCTCGTAAAAACGCGCATAGAACAATGCGGCACAGAACACATCGAACTCAACCCGGGCGACGTGGTCTGCTGGCACAGCAGCCTGTGGCATTACAGCCCGCCAAACCCCAGTCCAAACAGCCGCATAGCCATAGCGGG is a window from the Gemmatimonadota bacterium genome containing:
- a CDS encoding phytanoyl-CoA dioxygenase family protein; the encoded protein is MNNWKPTDEQKHQWEEKGFFIERNVVPEDTAFDMRGVIKNELLKPEPSGNPNADPMDPMGDTPEARALRFRKLGNFCVESPLIWHTFHTGREMLAMARYFLDNDIIVKFNSVFVKPAKTGSATPWHQDNGLWRDGETEPFNAWMALDPATRENGCMQFVPGSHKGEIVQHVLYEDSIHGELPRDLVKTRIEQCGTEHIELNPGDVVCWHSSLWHYSPPNPSPNSRIAIAGVWTNPKINAGRMRPLHRWGMKSGQICTAFPPEFVQNENGKFHQPGDFPKASQ